In Mycolicibacterium mucogenicum DSM 44124, the following are encoded in one genomic region:
- a CDS encoding fatty acid desaturase family protein: MTAIQRKLNNPVAHLSEADIENIGIELDAIRANVIASRGEQDAAYIRKVIAGQRKLELTSRAVLLFSLFPPAWIAGTAGLAVSKIIDNMEIGHNVMHGQWDWMRDPKIHSTTWEWDSASPAAMWKHSHNELHHTYTNVLGKDQDLGYGIMRVDEDQRWSPFYLMQPLTNFINACFFQYGIAAYDLQIGRYLKGKTDKEEFRRQGKEVLAKTGRQALKDYVLHPLLSGPSALTTLTANLTANLIRNWWTHSVIMCGHFPEGVETFEKASIEGETRGEWYLRQMLGSANISGGRWMHFMTGNLSFQIEHHLFPDLPSNRYQEIAPQVAELFERYGLTYTSGSLPRQVASAWRKVFRLSLPNRYATMRLPRLRLRRAPAATPELAAAA, encoded by the coding sequence ATGACTGCAATCCAACGCAAACTCAACAACCCCGTCGCGCACCTCTCTGAGGCCGACATCGAGAACATCGGCATCGAGCTCGACGCGATCCGCGCCAACGTCATCGCCAGCCGCGGCGAACAAGACGCCGCCTACATCCGCAAGGTCATCGCCGGCCAGCGCAAGCTCGAGCTGACCAGCCGCGCCGTGCTGTTGTTCTCGCTGTTCCCGCCGGCATGGATCGCCGGCACCGCCGGGCTCGCCGTGTCGAAGATCATCGACAACATGGAAATCGGCCACAACGTGATGCACGGCCAGTGGGACTGGATGCGCGACCCGAAGATTCACTCCACGACGTGGGAATGGGACAGCGCGTCGCCCGCCGCGATGTGGAAGCACTCGCACAACGAGCTGCACCACACGTACACCAACGTGCTCGGCAAGGACCAGGACCTCGGCTACGGCATCATGCGCGTCGACGAAGATCAGCGGTGGAGTCCCTTCTACCTGATGCAGCCGCTGACCAACTTCATCAACGCCTGCTTCTTCCAATACGGCATCGCCGCGTACGACCTGCAGATCGGCCGCTACCTCAAGGGCAAGACCGACAAGGAAGAATTCCGCCGTCAGGGCAAGGAAGTGCTGGCCAAGACCGGCCGCCAGGCGCTGAAAGACTATGTCCTGCACCCGCTTCTGTCGGGACCGTCGGCACTGACCACGCTCACCGCGAATCTGACGGCCAACCTCATCCGCAATTGGTGGACCCACTCGGTCATCATGTGCGGACACTTCCCCGAAGGCGTCGAGACGTTCGAGAAGGCGTCCATCGAGGGCGAGACCCGCGGCGAGTGGTACCTGCGGCAGATGCTCGGCTCGGCCAACATCTCCGGCGGTCGGTGGATGCACTTCATGACCGGCAACCTGTCGTTCCAGATCGAGCACCACCTGTTCCCCGATCTGCCCAGTAACCGCTACCAGGAGATCGCGCCGCAGGTCGCCGAACTCTTCGAGCGCTACGGGCTGACCTACACCAGCGGCTCACTGCCGCGACAGGTCGCGTCGGCGTGGCGGAAGGTGTTCCGGCTCTCCCTGCCCAACCGATACGCGACGATGCGCTTGCCGCGCCTCCGGTTGCGGCGGGCACCGGCAGCCACGCCGGAGCTGGCAGCAGCCGCGTAA
- a CDS encoding DUF6611 family protein: MENPHYWVGGDRWPQPLPSWAPASRRWWTRLLDGDHVWGSLSVSPTRYGVTRYWLVVYPPGIDNVERRWLRAWRAWPTWGTVLWLFSLLLLGAATSWLQFAIPTVVWLGVGVALFARVARSHAQIRTLCITRFAGRPDEQFEAEYVELKVLVGKLRAVDMLRDQGRLSASAHEAIWWQVYDRLGAAQTANEHHCP; the protein is encoded by the coding sequence ATGGAGAACCCGCACTACTGGGTCGGCGGTGATCGCTGGCCCCAGCCGCTGCCCAGTTGGGCGCCTGCCTCCAGGCGGTGGTGGACTCGCCTGCTGGACGGCGACCACGTGTGGGGGTCGTTGAGCGTCTCACCCACCCGCTACGGCGTCACACGCTATTGGCTGGTCGTGTACCCACCTGGCATCGACAATGTCGAGCGCCGTTGGCTGCGCGCGTGGCGGGCGTGGCCGACGTGGGGCACCGTCCTGTGGCTGTTTTCCCTTCTGCTGCTTGGTGCTGCGACATCCTGGCTGCAGTTCGCCATTCCGACCGTCGTGTGGCTGGGAGTTGGGGTCGCGCTCTTCGCCCGGGTCGCACGATCGCACGCTCAGATTCGGACACTCTGCATCACCCGGTTCGCCGGCCGACCCGATGAGCAATTCGAAGCCGAGTACGTCGAGCTGAAAGTACTGGTAGGCAAGCTCCGGGCCGTAGACATGTTGCGTGATCAGGGCCGCTTGTCGGCAAGCGCTCACGAAGCGATCTGGTGGCAGGTCTACGACCGGCTCGGAGCAGCCCAAACCGCCAACGAACACCACTGTCCCTGA
- the kdpA gene encoding potassium-transporting ATPase subunit KdpA, with product MHWGPAAWLQLITIVAILALLHVPLGNYIASVYSSERHWRAERLIYRIVGVQPDREQHWVWYAASVVAFSVVSVAALFSLLMLQTQLPAPWGAPGMTPLLALNTAVSFVTNTSWQNYAGESTLGHFGLTVGLGVHAFASSAVGIAVAIALIRGIVRRQTFELGNFWVDLVRGIIRILIPMALIIAVLLTALGVMETFGPAQAIGSLAGGSQTLPSAPVASWESIKLMSGDGGGAFNANSAHPFENPTPLTNVIEIVTMAVIPVSLVRTYGVMVGDRRQGWALLAVVVTLFGLGTAAVGMSEAMPHGTIAGAVGTALEGKEIRFGMPGSAQFGQVATATADGAANSSYDSFTSVGGGVLMANMMLGEISPGGTGSGLYGLVVIALLAVFLGGLMIGRTPEYLGKRVSAREMKLVSLAVLTPPVTVLTGVAISMALPAGANATTNSGPHGLSEVLYAFTSCVAGNGSAFGGFSGNTTGFNISLAVAMIIGRFVPMMLVLALAASFARQSSGAVTDGTLRTHQPSFVGLMIGAALIVVGLEYLPALALGPIVERLS from the coding sequence ATGCATTGGGGACCGGCGGCGTGGCTGCAACTCATCACGATCGTCGCGATCCTGGCTCTGCTGCATGTGCCGTTGGGCAACTACATCGCATCGGTCTACTCCAGCGAAAGGCATTGGCGTGCTGAGCGATTGATCTATCGAATAGTTGGAGTGCAGCCGGATCGCGAACAGCATTGGGTCTGGTACGCGGCATCGGTGGTCGCGTTCTCGGTGGTCAGCGTGGCCGCGCTGTTCAGTCTGCTGATGCTGCAAACGCAGCTGCCCGCACCTTGGGGCGCACCAGGAATGACGCCGTTGCTCGCGCTGAACACGGCGGTCAGCTTCGTCACCAACACCAGTTGGCAGAACTATGCCGGCGAGTCGACGCTCGGTCATTTCGGACTGACCGTCGGCCTGGGCGTGCATGCCTTCGCCAGCTCCGCTGTCGGCATCGCCGTGGCCATCGCGCTGATACGCGGCATCGTGCGTCGTCAGACATTCGAACTCGGCAATTTCTGGGTGGACCTGGTGCGCGGCATCATCCGGATCCTGATCCCGATGGCGTTGATCATTGCGGTTCTGCTCACCGCACTCGGTGTGATGGAGACTTTCGGTCCGGCACAGGCGATCGGCAGCCTGGCCGGCGGCTCGCAGACCTTGCCGTCCGCGCCGGTTGCGTCGTGGGAGTCCATCAAGCTGATGTCCGGCGACGGCGGTGGTGCCTTCAACGCCAACAGTGCGCACCCGTTCGAGAACCCGACACCGCTGACCAACGTCATCGAGATCGTGACCATGGCCGTCATCCCGGTGTCGCTGGTCCGCACCTACGGTGTCATGGTCGGCGACCGGCGTCAGGGCTGGGCCTTGCTGGCCGTAGTTGTCACGCTGTTCGGGTTGGGTACCGCGGCCGTCGGGATGTCGGAAGCGATGCCGCACGGCACCATCGCCGGTGCGGTCGGTACTGCGCTGGAAGGCAAGGAGATTCGCTTCGGAATGCCCGGTAGTGCGCAGTTCGGCCAGGTGGCCACCGCTACCGCGGACGGCGCGGCCAACTCGTCGTACGACAGTTTCACCAGCGTTGGTGGCGGCGTGCTGATGGCCAACATGATGCTGGGCGAGATCAGCCCCGGCGGCACGGGCAGCGGACTGTACGGTTTGGTCGTCATCGCGCTGCTCGCCGTGTTCCTCGGCGGTCTGATGATCGGCCGCACGCCGGAGTATCTGGGCAAGCGGGTCAGCGCCCGGGAGATGAAGTTGGTCAGTCTGGCAGTGCTCACCCCGCCGGTGACGGTACTGACCGGCGTCGCGATCTCGATGGCGCTGCCGGCCGGCGCCAACGCCACGACCAACTCCGGCCCGCACGGGCTGTCCGAGGTGCTGTATGCGTTCACCAGTTGTGTCGCGGGTAACGGCAGCGCGTTCGGCGGATTCAGCGGCAACACAACAGGATTCAACATCAGTCTGGCGGTGGCAATGATCATCGGCCGGTTCGTGCCGATGATGCTGGTGCTCGCCCTGGCCGCCAGCTTCGCCAGGCAAAGTTCCGGGGCAGTCACCGACGGCACTCTGCGCACTCATCAACCATCGTTCGTGGGGCTGATGATCGGCGCCGCCCTGATCGTGGTCGGACTGGAGTACCTGCCGGCACTCGCGTTGGGCCCCATCGTCGAACGGTTGTCCTAG
- a CDS encoding gamma-glutamyl-gamma-aminobutyrate hydrolase family protein, whose translation MATRVAGPVVVVPRRFSLGDDPRVIAANELFDRIVDLVADAGLTPLVVDDPFVALSGVSGLVLPGGGDINPQRYGQATTEVVYDVNDEQDELDFTLAARAQDAGLPVLGICRGAQVLNVLRGGDLQIDLVPSEVPHRSVTAGELFGWHTVALTADSRVHAAHDSDRIVVASAHHQGIASLGAGLVATGYAADGLIESFEAVDGWVLAVQWHPEAPGTSEAVRRAPFVALARRIESAATPDRSAPTAC comes from the coding sequence GTGGCGACAAGAGTGGCCGGACCGGTTGTTGTCGTGCCGCGCCGGTTCTCACTGGGAGACGACCCACGAGTCATCGCGGCGAATGAGCTCTTCGACCGGATTGTCGATCTGGTCGCCGATGCCGGGCTTACCCCGCTGGTGGTCGACGACCCGTTCGTTGCACTGTCCGGCGTCAGTGGACTCGTGCTGCCCGGTGGCGGCGATATCAACCCGCAACGGTACGGACAGGCCACTACCGAGGTGGTGTACGACGTCAACGACGAGCAGGACGAACTCGACTTCACCTTGGCGGCGCGGGCACAGGACGCCGGCTTGCCGGTGCTCGGCATCTGTCGTGGAGCGCAGGTACTGAACGTACTTCGGGGTGGCGATCTCCAGATCGACTTGGTACCAAGTGAAGTCCCGCACCGGAGCGTGACGGCCGGCGAGCTGTTCGGTTGGCACACGGTTGCCCTGACAGCAGATAGCCGAGTCCACGCCGCACATGACTCTGACCGGATCGTCGTGGCGTCGGCGCACCACCAGGGCATCGCATCGCTGGGCGCCGGGCTGGTGGCGACGGGTTATGCTGCCGACGGCCTGATCGAGTCGTTCGAGGCCGTCGACGGTTGGGTGCTTGCGGTGCAGTGGCATCCGGAGGCACCGGGCACGTCGGAAGCGGTGCGGCGCGCGCCATTCGTGGCATTGGCGCGGAGGATCGAATCAGCTGCGACGCCCGACCGCAGCGCACCGACAGCCTGCTAG
- a CDS encoding acyl-CoA dehydrogenase family protein, translated as MVDVIETVIEIAQASSNVAQALRAHFGFVERLLGNRGDDALRARWFPDVLSGKIVGNAITEAAGASPAAIGTTLRATGDGRYRLDGKKFYSTGTLYSDLIAVSAEREDGREVHVIIPADRQGVTLFDDWDGFGQRLTASGATTFESVLVDEDEVSLVPEDHRLAHSQTFLQLYLTAVAVGIAKGALRDAIWFVQNKARPAAHALTPSATQDPFILQAVGEIAAWTSTATAVTLGAAAELDRVVDSGQIDDQQAIGAAAIEVAKAQLVAERLTLDAAQRLFDTGGASATARTLNLDRHWRNARTIASHNPLAYKAWATGDFVVNGALPPNSGYF; from the coding sequence ATCGTCGATGTCATCGAGACGGTTATCGAGATCGCGCAGGCCAGCTCCAACGTGGCGCAGGCGCTGCGCGCACATTTCGGATTCGTCGAGCGGCTTCTGGGTAACCGCGGGGACGACGCTCTGCGGGCCCGCTGGTTCCCCGATGTCCTCAGCGGAAAGATCGTCGGCAACGCGATCACCGAGGCCGCGGGTGCATCCCCGGCCGCGATCGGCACCACGTTGCGTGCCACTGGTGACGGCCGATACCGGTTGGACGGCAAGAAGTTCTACTCGACCGGCACCCTCTACTCCGACTTGATCGCCGTCTCGGCCGAACGCGAGGACGGCCGCGAAGTACACGTGATCATTCCGGCCGACCGGCAGGGCGTGACGTTGTTCGATGACTGGGACGGGTTCGGGCAGCGGCTGACTGCCAGCGGTGCAACGACTTTCGAGTCGGTGCTGGTGGACGAGGACGAGGTGTCGCTGGTACCCGAGGATCATCGGCTCGCGCACAGCCAGACCTTCCTGCAGCTGTACCTGACGGCGGTGGCAGTGGGAATTGCCAAGGGCGCCTTGCGAGATGCCATCTGGTTCGTCCAGAACAAGGCACGTCCCGCCGCGCACGCGCTGACCCCCTCGGCCACGCAGGACCCGTTCATCCTGCAGGCGGTCGGGGAGATCGCGGCCTGGACGTCGACCGCCACTGCGGTCACGCTCGGTGCCGCTGCGGAACTGGATCGGGTGGTGGACTCCGGCCAGATCGACGACCAACAGGCCATCGGTGCGGCCGCGATCGAGGTGGCGAAGGCCCAACTCGTCGCGGAGCGGCTCACCCTCGATGCCGCGCAGCGACTGTTCGACACCGGCGGTGCGTCGGCCACCGCGCGAACACTGAACCTGGACCGGCACTGGCGCAATGCGCGAACCATCGCAAGCCACAACCCGCTGGCGTACAAGGCCTGGGCGACTGGAGATTTCGTTGTCAACGGCGCGCTTCCGCCCAACTCCGGATACTTCTGA